The Pelmatolapia mariae isolate MD_Pm_ZW linkage group LG10_11, Pm_UMD_F_2, whole genome shotgun sequence genome includes a region encoding these proteins:
- the LOC134635432 gene encoding dendritic cell-specific transmembrane protein, translating to MLFSWITVKQSLKDVGFQAVDVFTTGKRDGFRRTILLLLICSISSLLLSSLLLLYLLFALDYELAVAGGIAACFGTLLTVALFLSKRVRCLGTLFVISIFMKKSRNLLLTAGTSLVVLKNIRNTLENLSLLVRSMICNLKAKKASIIAPFTNYVQMLKWIGDMLKGVTNLGVVRLDSQLNVSPRLESEEFRQRLAGAEQKLNETVKYAQALMNTVSSVTDRMFPAISFLVLMMFIGLHIKKYCRDMKYKNRFISSKFVHFDEKQKAEGKSHVLPLTAEEEQLYTFIPSARPTTREGKAMVKFGIPVVSHFVAWVIFITVDALLYCFVDIVTTRLSELEPFHVPLLMSIKGIATLIGMPLGQENHEKDFSYSVTLFEKQCLPKPKLLLYSSVIPLTAILLTLLVMALMATKVSQLRLMVCEQFFPSAAEERVEYLHGKILRKRFKMRKEKNDCSLRSFITKPYFWFPLLFHPKEDPQSIL from the exons ATGCTTTTCTCATGGATTACAGTAAAACAAAGCCTTAAGGATGTGGGTTTTCAAGCTGTGGATGTGTTCACCACTGGTAAAAGGGATGGATTCAGAAGAACaatccttctcctcctcatctgTAGCATCTCCAGCCTCCTGCTCAGCTCCTTGCTCCTCCTGTACCTCCTCTTCGCTCTGGACTATGAGCTAGCAGTGGCTGGGGGGATTGCCGCCTGCTTTGGGACACTGCTGACTGTTGCCCTCTTCCTATCAAAGAGAGTAAGGTGTTTAGGGACTCTTTTTGTTATATCCATTTTCATGAAAAAGAGTAGGAACTTGCTGTTAACTGCTGGAACCAGTTTAGTGGTTCTTAAGAACATCCGTAACACTCTGGAGAACCTCTCGCTGCTGGTCAGGAGTATGATTTGCAACCTGAAGGCAAAAAAAGCCTCCATCATTGCTCCATTTACTAACTATGTTCAGATGTTGAAGTGGATCGGAGACATGCTCAAAGGGGTTACAAACCTGGGAGTAGTGAGACTTGACTCCCAGCTCAACGTCTCTCCAAGACTGGAATCAGAAGAATTCAGGCAGAGGCTCGCAGGAGCAGAGCAGAAGCTCAACGAGACTGTTAAATATGCACAGGCCCTGATGAATACAGTGAGCTCAGTGACCGACAGGATGTTTCCTGCCATCAGCTTCCTCGTGCTCATGATGTTTATAGGattgcacataaaaaaatactgcagagacatgaaatacaaaaataggtttatcagcagcaagTTTGTTCATTTTGATGAGAAGCAGAAGGCGGAAGGAAAATCCCACGTCCTTCCCCTCACGGCAGAGGAGGAGCAGCTGTACACCTTCATTCCCTCCGCCCGTCCCACAACAAGAGAAGGGAAAGCTATGGTGAAATTTGGAATTCCAGTTGTCTCCCACTTTGTAGCTTGGGTCATATTCATAACTGTGGACGCCTTGCTGTACTGTTTTGTTGACATTGTTACAACAAGGTTATCAGAGCTGGAGCCATTCCATGTCCCTTTGTTAATGAGCATCAAA GGGATTGCAACTTTAATTGGAATGCCTCTTGGACAGGAAAATCATGAAAAAGACTTTTCCTACTCTGTGACTCTGTTTGAGAAGCAGTGCCTCCCCAAACCCAAGTTGTTGCTATATAGTTCTGTAATTCCACTGACTGCCATCCTGCTCACCCTGCTTGTTATGGCTCTGATGGCAACCAAAGTCTCCCAGCTAAGGTTGATGGTCTGTGAACagttcttcccctctgctgcaGAGGAGAGAGTGGAGTACCTCCACGGCAAAATCCTGAGGAAAAGATTCAAAAtgagaaaggagaaaaatgacTGCAGCCTCAGGTCATTTATTACCAAG CCATATTTCTGGTTCCCGCTACTGTTTCATCCCAAAGAGGATCCACAAAGTATCCTGTGA